A segment of the Solanum lycopersicum chromosome 9, SLM_r2.1 genome:
aGACACTATTACTTatggaaactaaaaataattagaagGTGTGAGCGTACATGATTTGCCTTTTCCGGGAAAGAAGTTGgagattaatattttatattttagataaCAGAAACACATTAATGAAAAAGTTGGTGACATAAGCACATATGTCATTTTATTGTCCTCGCCACCAACTAATTAAGATATAGTCAAAACTATGGCTTTTTTGTGAAGCATAACATGATTGATACATTTTTCTAAGCATAGTAGTTTCCATATATAGAAACGACTTCGTATTGAACACACTCGAATCTaaaatttttagttaaaatgtACATGTTATTCTACCAGCATTTTCTATATTAAATAATGAACTTAAGTTGTAACCATCAACAactcatatttattgaattatatttaattgagaCTAAGTCGTCGGTCAgcatagaaaacataaaaaaatcgaCAAATGAATTGTTGATCAAGAAACATTGTACtacttttttgttgtatttaatcatcaaatacacaaatatattagtatattttaaacaattttcccatctataaaagaaaaccaaaaatTCAAACACATACATAAAGCCAAAGATAACATAATTAAGTTGTGAGATGGCAGGAGTAAAGTTGCTAGGTATTTCATTGAGCCCTTTTAGTCGTAGAGTTGAGTGGGCTCTCAAGATTAAGGGTGTTGAATatgaatttgttgaagaagatttaCATAACAAAAGTCCTGTACTTCTTGAATTGAATCCAATTCACAAGAAAATTCCAGTGCTAATTCACAATGGCAAGCCAATTTGTGAGTCAATGGTGATTGTTGAATACATTGATGAGACATTTGAAGGTCCTTCCATCTTGCCTAAAGATCCTTATGATCGAGCTATAGCTCGTTTTTGGGCTAAGTTCTTTGATGATAAGGTAAATTCTTTTCGTTTTGAGTTTATATATACTCTAAAACCTAAATAGTACTCCatctgttttaatttatatgacaaagatctgattttatttttacctCGATTATTCGTATTCctcttcaatattttaaattgctAATTCTTGTGATTTACTAAATATGCAAGTTATTTTTCACAAACCTTACGAGATAACATTTCTTGAATGcaacttttgaaattcaaattatttcatataaattgagatatTGGGAGTACATTTTAAATAGTGCTCCCTCCACCCCCCAATTGGCTGTCCAGtttatttatgtcttttaaatattttaaattataaattattgtgACTTACAGTAATTTGTTACGTAATTTTACAGTGCATGCCAGTAATGGGGAAAGCTATATTTGGTAGTGGAGAGGAGTCAAACAAAGCTAAAGAGGAATTGGGTGATTTAATAAAGATTCTTGAAAATGAGCTAAAAGACAAGAACTTTTTTGTTGGTGACAAATTTGGATTTGCTGATATGGCTGGAAATTTGATGGCATATTGGATGGGAATTGTTGAAGAAGCATCTGGAAATATTTTTGTGACAAGCGaaaaatttccaattttttgTAATTGGAGAAATGAGTACGTTAATTGTAGTACAATCAAGGAATATTTACCGCCAAGAGATGAAATACTTGCACATTTCAAAGCTCGTTTTGCAGCTgcccaaaaataaaaactttctacttagtgatttttttgagtttttattttgtgtggCTATTAAAACTACCTTATGTTAGTAGGTAGTATGTTGTTTTTTGTAAGTTTGTTTATGAGTGCATGTGGGTTGTAATATCTTTCGATCTAATAAATGATAGTGTCATCTTATTGTATTTACCTTTCCCCATAGTAGTTGAGTTTGGAAACAAAAGATGGTTGAGTGGactcctaattaattaaaataatttttttgcgcaataaatatttgatttgatgtaTAAAAAGCAATATTATTGGGACAACTATACCTTTAATTATGCtatgagttatatatatatatataccttaatatcaagagagaaatatttttttaaaaatactcttAAATTTGACCGCTAATTATTAGTTTTActtttaaactattaaaattttaaaaatatctctttACTTGACAAACAgaacttaaatatattttcgaTTTGCCTCATAACATAGTAAGTGGTCTCAAACCCTTATAGAAATATGTAGCTCTTAATAAAAAGTCGAGAGGAGTGTTGAAAACACTCCTAAATTTGAAGAgaatttaaaaacatatttcacttattttgaaaGATCGATAATGTATTTAAGTTCAGTTAATCTATtacatgaatatttttaatattccaCGAAAGAAAGTAATAATATGTGCTTAGTTAAGGAGCATACTCAATACAGTTCTAATATCAAATATAACTAACCAAAGCAATAATTAtgcataaattaaaaaacaatacaaaataaaatattagtaatacatgaaattacatacatatacattaatCTTTCTGATGCATCTTATCTaacaccaaaataaaaataaaaaattgaagacaAGTTGCTCGTCAACATGGAAGAGTCAAAAAGTTGGACACTCCATTTGTTTCTGTCCATCTATGGAAGAAGACAATGAAATCTCACcatacatacataaattattttatccattttaataTTCTTCATGAAGTACTTTATTAAAAATGAGAATTAGCATTGAAAAGTGTTACAaagtatattataaaaattattttttatttcttattaaattttagtttcaagCATTATTCTAAGCAtattaaaatgaagttataCCAATTATCAAGTCACCAACTTTTTGAGTCAAATTCTATGGTTCTAattcttatctttatttaatatttatcaacCTATTACTTGTATCATTATGTTAACAGTACATATAATAATTGTCTCATTTAAAGATGTTTTTCAATGTTAAGTTGATAAAATCTTACCTAAAACTAGtaactgaaaaaaataatattaagtactaataattttcatcttaatagtgtattttttttaaaatgatgataCTCCTTATGATATTGATTCAAATGTTCAACTCGATCACGAAGTTTAGAACGACGTTATGGTAATATTAatcctaatgttgatgaaaattcagGTGAAGAAGTAGAAGCTGATTTGGGAGAAGAGGAGTTAGAAGAAACACCTATTAGTCCCGTGACAGAAGTTTCAAATGAGACTATCAATTTATCGGAGCAAAATTTTGGACATCCACCCCTTATACCAAATATTTTTAGCAAATTAGTTAGtactatttttatgaatttgcAAATTAACAGTGTTTCTTATTAAAATTTACTActcttttttctcaatttatgtgatattttttggaatttgagattcaaacaagtctaattttaattatgattttttcatatatcttttggATATTGTAACTTGCAAGTTGTCAATTATCGTGACTTGTACTAcattttacataattttcaaatatataaattttatttttataatttaaatatttcatagCCAAAATTTACGGCCTAACTTGAGATATTTAACTTTCAAAATTCGAACAGTACCACGTTAATGAAGTGATTTTGCAGTGTATACCACTATTGGGGAAAGTATTGTTTATCAAAGGAGAGGAGacagaaaaatcaaaagaggaATTTGGTGGACTATTGAAGATTCTTGATAATGAGTTCAAGGATAAGAAGTTTTTTGTTTGTGACAAATTTGGATTTGCTGATGTTGCTGCTAATTTTATGGCATTTTTGTTTGGGATTCTTGAAGAAGCCTCGGGAATTGTTTTAGTAACAAgtaaaaaatttccaaatttttgTGCTTAGCGAGATGAATATATTAATCACAATCAAATCAAGAAATATTTACCTCTAATCTCGTTTTCAATCTctcaaatgaaaaatatcaaGATTGTGTGAGGGGAGGCACAAAACAACACAAGTAGGATACAACACCTACAAGGATCGACTTCAAGACAATCAACCAAATATACTTCACCAATTTACCAAAAGAAATTCACCACTATATTAATCAAGCTCAAATCAGCAACACATCAATTGAATCACAAgcaaatatgaattataatacGCAAGTGACACACAAGATTTATACGTGGAAAACCCCTTCGGTATGAAGGATAAAAACCACGGGACTTGAAGGAGTCcacccttcttcttctcttattatGCAAATTGAGGGTAAAAACACCCAAATCAGTCTACAAGGATGTCACAGcctaccaacaacaacatacataagagccaacacaaaagaaaagagaaattgagaaatatcACCAAAAAACGCAGGTTACGCCAGCTGCGATAACAGACGATCAAGAACTCCGATTGACGATCTGAACGGTCAAGATGTAGTTCTATGTGTTGTGAACCAGCTGTGAAAATTTCAGAACGATCCAACGGTCGGATCTCTTGAAAGCTGAAATTTTGTCTCGCTGTTCAGAAAAACCAGCAACCCTTTTGTCTctatttctttcttctcttccaaAACCAAAAAACCCAGCCGCCAACATCAGCTGCCCAAGACTTCtagaagaagtcaacaaagtccAAAATATATGGGCCACCCATCAATGGGCTGGACCCTTAACAGATTGGTTGTGGCAATAAAGCTACCTTATGAGTTATACTAAACAAAACTAGCTAGCTTTTCACTTATTAGAATAGTTGGCAGTCAATATTGTATGAGAGTGTTATTTCTTCCATCTATAATATATcatttatcatataatcaaaatAGTTTTCATATTGAACAACTAGTAATTAGAATAAGAGGTATCAAGTTTTTTATCATCTTGGGATTGAGGTTTTCTTCGCAGGACTTTATCATAATATTGTCattataataaacttaattatagATTATCTTCTGAATAGTATAAGATCAAAttcttattaatatatataaatactttaattaaaatcatttttttaataaaaatatctattagattgaaaattttagtctaataaagataaatattttatcctcAAAATGATTCAACGAATCTTAAATTGGACACAACCTTTAACAACTACCTCACATTTATTtagatttataataaaataatataattgatgaAAAGTCGTTGGTCATCGTAGAAGCATTAAATTAGACAAATGATTTATGTAACAAGTTCATTGGAATTACTTGATTgcaaacacttttttttttattcactcTCTAAAAATAAGGCAAAAATTAACCAAAGTTGTGATATGGGAAAAATAAAGTTGCTTGGTGTTTCACTTAGTCCATTTACTCATAGAGTTGAATGGGCTCTTAAGATTAAGGGAGTGGAATATGAACTTATAGTAGAAGATCCACAAAATAAGAGTCCTCTTCTTCTTGAATATAATCCAATTCATAAGAAAATTCCAGTGTTAATTCACAATGGAAAGCCAATTTGTGAGTCAATGGTAATTGTTGAATACATTGATGAGACTTTTGAAGGCCCTTCCATCTTGCCTAAAGATCCTTATGATCGTGCTACAGCTCGTTTTTGGGCTAAGTTCCTCGATGATAAGGTAAATGTTTCAAGATTTAAGTTAGATGCATACATATTTTGTATGAGAAATTTTCGTATTAGTAGTATTGATCAATTTGTTAGCagatttgttattgtttttgtcAGATTATGCATTATACTTCCACTATTTTAATTTGTTCGGCTTGATTCTAAATAGGAGGAGATCAAATTAATTGATGTTCGATTTGAAATAAACTTTGCATAGATAGaatagatgaaaagttttattaGTTGCaactaataattcaaaatatttaaaaagtatttgaaaaatttaacatcgaagaaaatgatttttgacTGTTCAgatattaattaaaacaaattaaattaaaatgaaattgaGTAACTAATTAATATCTACTAACAGCATAgagaacttttattttattgggTAAAGTTAACCTAATACTTATTGTAACCTTATTTCAAGATTACAAATTTCACATTGTGTAGATAACATTTAGACAATCTAATTGTGTGAAATAATTctgacaatatatatataagttaaactCATGCTTATAATGCGAATTTACTTTTAATGATCTGAttgtgtaaatatttttatcgaaACTCAAAATTTAGAGTGTTTTGTAGTGTTTGCCAACCATGGGAAAGGCTTTATTAGGCAATGAAGAGGAGAAAGAGAAAGCTAAAGAGGAGTGTGGTGAGTTGTTGAAAATTCTTGATAATGAGCTCAAGGATAAGGAATTTTTTGTTGGAGATAAAATTGGATTTGTTGATATTGCTGCAAATGCATTGGCATTTTGGATGGGAATAATTGAAGAAGCCTCTGGTGTTATTTTGgtgaaaaatgagaaatttcCCAATTATTATACTTGGAGAGATAATTATATTAACTGCAGTCaagtcaaaaaatatttaccttCGAGAGATGAattattttcacattttcaaTCTAGATTTCACTCTGCATCAACTACTAAATGAACAACCTCTCTTgtcaaattttaagattttgtgTGGTTGCAACAAAATGTTATGCTTTTAGCACCGCTTTTTCAAGATAGTGTAGTACTCTATCGAAGCACTTTAATTATCGTTTTTATTAAAAGTAGAATGTTTGGAGTTTCTTTTGattgattttattgtttttgatttatatGACGAAGATTTCTAGCTTATGTTTTTTTGATTTACTTTTGTTATCTTTTACTTAAAAACAAGTGTTTATATGTATTCTTAAATTCTATTCAAACACTTTAAGAGTGATTAAGAGCTATTTAGCTTTAAAATACCTAATATAAATCTAATTAGCAAAAAAACACTTGAAGGGAATAAACATTTACTTAATTAGCATAGAAATAATGTAGAgcacatacatatactttaaaatttaaattacttaGGGTCGTTTGACcgtaaattttcaaataatatttggggaGAAATTTGACAAATAGTGTTTGTTTATACGATTTatcattatttgaaaaatatttttgacaaatatctcaaattctcaaatactatttttttagtatttgggcaaaatctaattatttgagatcttttcaaaattaaaaattttacatcaaacttttatattttacaaaaacaccctctaaAGTAAGGGTTTCTgttgtattatataattttttatgtgaaaatcAAAATAGTAATGAAATATTCAGTGAATATGAAAGTgatgatgaaaataatgaacaaTTGACTCAAGATAATAAAGTCATATGCTTTGTTTACTTCACAGTGTATGGAAATGATGCTTGTTGCACTCCAAACTACCACATTACTGGAATATCATATATATCACTTGTTATTTGTTGTAACGAAGATCCAATTGACTTGTTACAAACTTATTGTTAGTTTTGAAAGGTTATGGatagaaatcatatttttttaattaaatatatttctcaaatactATGATCAACCACATGGTGAAACTTCACCCAAATAATATatgccaagaatatttgaaaatctatggCAAAATGCTAGCTTGGATTAACGGTCTTTTATTAATCGAGGAGAGATAAAAGAGATTATATTACCAACATGGGTTGTGGTGCACTGCTAGGAGTGTTTCATTTCTTAACTAGAGATCTCAGATTTGAGCCCTGGGTGTGGAGAAAATCATGTTGAGAGTGTCACCCTCAGATGGACCCTGCACTGCATGATTTGAATTTAGTCAAAACTTCAATATAGACTCCAAACACCGAgtgaaaaaaaagagatgatatttattaaagaaaaaaattagattttaaaatgattaattataataaataaatatatataatagtaaaaaagatatttttttaagtaatgtATAACGTAAAAACATAAGAAGTGAAGTGATCCAAAGAAAGtaaatt
Coding sequences within it:
- the ctu1 gene encoding glutation-S-transferase, which encodes MAGVKLLGISLSPFSRRVEWALKIKGVEYEFVEEDLHNKSPVLLELNPIHKKIPVLIHNGKPICESMVIVEYIDETFEGPSILPKDPYDRAIARFWAKFFDDKCMPVMGKAIFGSGEESNKAKEELGDLIKILENELKDKNFFVGDKFGFADMAGNLMAYWMGIVEEASGNIFVTSEKFPIFCNWRNEYVNCSTIKEYLPPRDEILAHFKARFAAAQK
- the LOC101264963 gene encoding probable glutathione S-transferase, which encodes MGKIKLLGVSLSPFTHRVEWALKIKGVEYELIVEDPQNKSPLLLEYNPIHKKIPVLIHNGKPICESMVIVEYIDETFEGPSILPKDPYDRATARFWAKFLDDKCLPTMGKALLGNEEEKEKAKEECGELLKILDNELKDKEFFVGDKIGFVDIAANALAFWMGIIEEASGVILVKNEKFPNYYTWRDNYINCSQVKKYLPSRDELFSHFQSRFHSASTTK